The Sesamum indicum cultivar Zhongzhi No. 13 linkage group LG2, S_indicum_v1.0, whole genome shotgun sequence genome contains a region encoding:
- the LOC110011579 gene encoding uncharacterized protein LOC110011579, whose product MVEDPDILRLQPGDNPGISLVTTLFDGTNFLSWSRFVKLGLMAKMKLSFINGEYKKPEKNAREFEQWIRTDSMVTSWILNSMKRELADCFMYSNTSRELWKQLENRYGQSNGPMEYQIKKELGTTVQGTLPLSAYLAKLTKLWDELTCITPTPSCTCGNCTCGATAESAKIKENDQLIQFLMGLNEAYDSVESPNLGDGSKT is encoded by the coding sequence ATGGTTGAAGACCCCGATATCTTAAGGCTGCAACCGGGAGACAATCCGGGAATAAGCCTGGTCACCACATTATTTGATGGGACGAACTTCCTTTCATGGAGTCGCTTCGTGAAGCTGGGATTAATGGCGAAAATGAAACTCTCCTTCATCAACGGAGAGTATAAAAAACCAGAGAAGAACGCCAGAGAATTTGAACAATGGATAAGAACGGACTCAATGGTCACTTCATGGATCCTGAATTCCATGAAAAGGGAATTAGCAGATTGCTTTATGTACTCAAATACATCGAGAGAACTATGGAAGCAATTGGAAAACAGATACGGCCAAAGTAATGGGCCAATGGAATACCAGATCAAGAAAGAGTTAGGCACTACAGTTCAAGGAACACTACCTCTGTCTGCATACCTCGCCAAACTTACAAAGTTATGGGATGAACTAACTTGCATTACCCCCACACCCAGCTGCACATGTGGAAATTGCACCTGTGGAGCCACAGCTGAATCTGCAAAGATCAAAGAAAACGACCAACTCATTCAATTTCTCATGGGATTGAATGAGGCATATGACAGTGTGGAGAGCCCAAATCTTGGTGATGGATCCAAGACCTGA
- the LOC105155542 gene encoding uncharacterized protein LOC105155542 gives MAIISSSLFSSIERPPLKRQFPFFPFPSHAHKLKPHCGVYFPFNLKKPVNLFNCRPHRWHPIKSCVSNQEIDMVRTKEGVYAAKAKKVVVLWDLDNKPPRGPPYEAALALKLMAQKFGDVIDMSAYANRHAFIHVPQWVVEERRERRHLDFLERKGQSTASEPYVCSVCGRKCKTNMDLKKHFRQLHERERQKKLNRMRSLKGKKRQRFKERFIDGNEKYNEAARSLLTPKIGYGLAQELRRAGVYVKTVQDKPQAADWALKRQMLHSMSRGVDWIVLVSDDSDFSEMLRKAREANLGTVVVGDRDRALGRHADVWVPWIRVQNGEIKESDLELTSKEWRELDERRSGRFSVSEFDGELAYTEQSLDELVGNIEFNGLRISSFSEGEEEYEKEADWIRARLDQRNNDDVPLRGDSSEDEEGDYFLDSEDEELQEENDVYF, from the coding sequence ATGGCAATCATCAGCAGCTCCCTGTTCAGCTCCATTGAACGTCCGCCTCTCAAACGCCAATTCCCATTCTTCCCGTTCCCATCTCACGCACACAAACTCAAGCCTCACTGTGGTGTGTACTTTCCCTTTAATCTCAAAAAACcggtaaatttgtttaattgtaGACCGCATCGATGGCATCCAATAAAATCCTGTGTTTCGAATCAAGAAATCGACATGGTGAGAACCAAAGAGGGAGTATACGCAGCAAAGGCGAAGAAAGTGGTGGTTTTATGGGATTTGGATAACAAGCCGCCGCGTGGGCCGCCGTACGAGGCAGCCCTGGCGCTCAAATTGATGGCCCAGAAATTCGGGGATGTGATTGATATGTCGGCTTACGCAAATCGCCACGCTTTCATACACGTCCCCCAGTGGGTTGTGGAAGAACGCCGCGAAAGACGCCATCTTGATTTTCTCGAGCGCAAGGGGCAATCGACGGCTTCTGAGCCGTACGTTTGCTCCGTGTGCGGGAGGAAATGTAAGACCAATATGGATTTGAAGAAGCATTTCCGACAGTTGCACGAGAGGGAGAGGCAGAAGAAGTTGAACAGAATGAGGAGCCTCAAGGGCAAGAAGCGGCAGCGGTTTAAGGAGAGATTTATAGATGGGAATGAGAAGTACAATGAGGCAGCACGCAGTTTGTTGACCCCGAAAATCGGGTATGGGTTGGCGCAGGAGCTGAGGCGGGCTGGGGTGTACGTTAAGACGGTGCAGGATAAGCCCCAGGCTGCGGATTGGGCGCTGAAGCGGCAAATGCTGCATTCTATGAGCAGGGGTGTTGATTGGATTGTGTTAGTCTCGGATGATTCTGATTTTTCTGAGATGTTAAGGAAGGCGAGGGAGGCTAATTTGGGGACGGTGGTAGTCGGAGATCGGGATAGAGCATTGGGGAGGCATGCCGATGTTTGGGTGCCATGGATTAGGGTGCAGAATGGAGAGATTAAAGAGAGTGATTTGGAGTTGACAAGTAAAGAATGGAGGGAGTTGGATGAGAGAAGAAGTGGGAGGTTTTCAGTTAGTGAGTTTGATGGGGAATTGGCATATACAGAGCAGAGTTTGGATGAACTTGTGGGAAATATAGAGTTTAATGGCTTGagaatttcttcattttcggAAGGGGaggaagaatatgaaaaggaGGCTGATTGGATAAGAGCACGGTTAGATCAAAGGAATAATGATGATGTTCCTCTTAGGGGGGATAGCAGTGAGGATGAGGAGGGCGATTATTTCTTGGATAGCGAAGATGAGGAATTgcaagaagaaaatgatgtaTACTTTTGA